The Pseudalkalibacillus hwajinpoensis nucleotide sequence TGAGGTGATCAAGTGAATAAATTACGTATGGGGATTATCGGGTCTGGCGGCATCGCCCAGTCCCGGCATATCCCAGCATACCAGCAGCTCTCTGAACAAGTAGAGTTGTTTGGTGTTTATGATGTCGATTATGAAAAAGCGCAGCAGGTAGGGCTTTCTTGTCATATTCCTAATGTGTACGAGCATGTACAGGATATGCTAAATGAAGTAGATGCCGTTACGATTTGCACACCGAATAAATTTCATGCGGATCTAGCTGAGCAAGCTCTACTCGCAGGTGTTCATGTTCTCTGTGAAAAGCCAATGGCGATGACAGTTGCAGAATGTGATCGGATGATTGCAGCAGAGAAAAAGTCTGGCAAAATCTTATCCATCGCTTATCATTATCGCTTCATGAAGGAACCGCGTGCGGCACGTCAACTTATTCAAGAGAATGAAATCGGTGATCCAATGGTTGCAAGAGTTCAAGCCCTTCGTCGCCGAAAGGTTCCTGGCTGGGGCGTGTTTACGAATAAACAGCTTCAAGGCGGCGGTAGCTTAATAGATTATGGATGCCACTTTCTTGATTTAAGTATTTGGCTAATGGGCAACGCGAAGCCTGTTGAAGTGTCAGGAACAACATACAATCGTTTAAGCAAAACGCCTGAACAAGTGAACCAGTGGGGAGCATTTGATCACGAGACGTTTAATGTGGATGATCATGTCACGGCATATATCCGTTTTGATAATAATATTTCTATGCTCTTTGAAACATCCTGGTCAGCCAACATTGCAGAGGACAAAGAGTCTGTTAGTATCTCCGGTAGTGATGGGGGTCTCGATGTTTTTCCATTTCAATTAAATAAAGCTCAGCACGGCATGCTTTTAAATACGAGCAGTCAATGGGTACCAGGAGATGAGGACCCAGGATTGCCTCAAGCTGCGAATTTTGTGAACAGCTGTCTTGGACTAGAGGAACCGATCGTAAAATCGGAAGAGGCGAGACGTGTGTCACAAGTAATTGAAGCAATTTATGAAAGCTGTACAACTGGGAGAAGCATTCGACTTGATTAAAAACATAAGAGGAGTGGTCCTATGAAACTAGGTGTATTTACTGTACTATTCTCAGATAAGTCATTCGAAGAGATGCTCGATCATGCGAAAGCATCTGGACTTAAAGCGGTGGAAATCGGAACGGGAGGTTATCCAGGTAATGCTCATTGCAATCTGGATGAATTGCTCGAAAGTGAAGAGAAGCGCTCGGAATATCTTGATAAAGTTCATTCAAGAGGACTCGAAATTAGTGCGTTTAGCTGTCACGGGAATCCTATTTCTCCTGATAAGAAATTTGCTGAGGAGTGCCACGACACTTTCGTTAAGACTGTGAAATTAGCATCGGCAATGAACGTTCCGGTAGTGAATACATTCTCAGGAACGCCCGGTGATAGCGAAGACGCGAAAAACCCAAATTGGCCAGTAACGCCATGGCCAGCGGAGTACTCAGATATTTTGAAGTGGCAATGGGAAGAGAAGCTAGTTCCTTATTGGAAAGAGTGGGGGCAATTTGCTAAGGATCATAATGTGAAAATAGGTCTTGAGCTTCATGGCGGGTTTCTTGTACATACACCTTACACGATGCTTAAGCTTCGTGAGCTAACGTGTGACGCAATCGGTGCAAACTTCGATCCAAGTCACATGTGGTGGCAAGGAATTGACCCTGTCGCAGCCATAAAAATTCTTGGAAAAGAAAATGCGATCCATCATTTCCATGCGAAAGACACGTATATCGATCAGGATAATGTGAACATGCATGGATTAACAGACATGCAGCCTTATGGAGAAGTGAAGACACGAGCATGGACTTTCCGTTCTGTTGGTTGTGGACATAGTAATCAAGAATGGTCTCACATGATGAGCGCACTTCGTACATATGGCTATGACCATGTTGTAAGCATTGAACACGAAGATCCACTCATGTCTATTAACGAAGGCTTCCAAACGGCTGTTAAGAACCTTCAATCTGTTTTAATTGTTGAAGAGCCAACTGAAATGTGGTGGGCTTAAGTTTATTCATAAAGAAACCCCGATGCTCGTTGCATCGGGGTTTTGCTTCCTTGTCTTACTCTGTTTCCTTTTTCCATTGCTCATCGATTAACATCTTACCAGGCCAAGTATACGCCATAATACCACCATCAGCTGTAATATCCTCACCTGTCACATAAGAGCTATCATCAGATGCTAAGAAAAGAGCGACCTTCGCCATTTCATCCGGGCGGCCAAGTCTACCAAGTGGTGTAATCCACTTATTCGCATCTCTAAATTTCTGACCCATTTCTTCTTCTTTTGAACCGGCAAGCTCATCAATTAGTGGCGTTTCAATCGTACCTGGAGAGAGAGAGTTTACTCGAATTCCCTGTCTTGCATAGTCAATCGCCATGGCTTTCGTAAAGTTAGTAATACCACCTTTTGCTGCGTTGTAGCCTGAACGATCCAGATCAGCTGCTCGACCTGACATCGATGACGTATTAATAATCGATCCACCATTATCCATCATGAGTGGAAGTAAGTATTTGCTTGTTAAAAATGTACCGCGCAAGTCAACTGAAACAATGCGATCGAATAATTCGACTGGGTATTCGTGGACTTTTCCACCTTCCTGGTCAACCCCTGCGTTATTAAAGAGAACATCAATCGTGCCATATTCCTCTTTGACTTGGTTAGCAAAACTCGTTACGCTTTCCTCACTTGATACATCAACGTGGAAAGTTTTTACATTACCTCCGTTGTTATTTAGCTTCTCAGCTGTTTTACTCATCTCTTCTGTATTAACATCAGCACATAAAACTGTAGCTCCTTCTTTTGCGAAAAGCTCAACAGTGGCTTGTCCAATACCAGTTGCAGCTCCAGTAATTACCGCTGTTTTATTTTGTAATCTACTCATTGATAAGTCCTCCTGTAAACAGATTATTTTAAGTCTATTTTGGGTTTACCCGCTTCAAGAAGAAAATAATCACAAGGAATGTGCTGTTAAGAAAATATCTTTCATGGAAAAATACGGTACTAGTGTAAACTATTTGTCATATCTCAAGAATTCTGACGGTGATAAAATGACTGTATAAGGAGGGGATTTTGTTGTTTACTGTAAAGATACATGAAGAGGGATCTGGAGATTTAGAGGCAGAGGATTTTGAAGTGCGCTATCAGGCTAATGTCGCATTTAAAGAAAAAACACTCGCATACTCTAATCGTTCAGGGCGTTATGAAATTACGTTGAATGGTTCAGGTGAAGAAATTCTAGCAACCAAAGTAGGGCTTGGATGGTGAAAACATACATATTAAAAACCCCGTACAAGTGTACGGGGTTTTTAACGTCTTAGTGAGAAGAATGGAAAAGGTTTTGTTTAACGGTTTTCCAGTTCGGTTTTGGCGTATCTTTAAGACTTTTATAAAGAGAGAAGCCAAGACCTGCTATCATCACGATGATAAAGAGAATCTCATCCATGTGTACCCCTCACTTTCCTTGAACTTACTTTTTTTTATCGAAAAGACTAGTGCTGTGAAGCGGCTGTACTTTTGCATCAGGATCCATATAGGATTTTGCATTATTAACAGCTGTTGGTGCTTCACCAAATCCAGAGGCGATAAGCTTTACTTTGCCGTCATATGTAGCAACATCACCAGCTGCATAAATACCAGGAATGTTTGTTTCCATTTTGGTATTAACAACAATGGAGTTCTTTTCAATATCAAGGCCCCATTCTTTAATTGGTCCAAGAGAAGAAATGAAGCCGTAGTTCACAATAACTGCATCCACGTCTTTCGTTATTTTCTCTTCACCTTTAACTTGCTCGAGAACAACCTGGTTAATGCGTTCTCCGTCACCAATGAACTCAGTAATGTTATACGGCGTTTGAATGTTTACAGAAGAGTTCATAAGCTGTTCAACGCTGTGTTCGTGAGCTCTGAACTTATCTCGACGGTGAATGAGTGTTACTTCTTCAGCAATTGGCTCAAGCATATTAGCCCAATCCACTGCTGAATCTCCTCCACCAGCAATAAGAACTTTTTGTCCTGCAAATGCTGTGAGATCATTTACGAAATAGTGAAGGTTCTTTCCTTCATAAAGATCAGCACCTTCTACTTTCAAGCGACGAGGTTGGAAGGCCCCAACACCAGCAGTAATAATAACTGCTCGCGTATAATGCTCGTCTCCTGTGTTTGAACGAAGGTAAAGAGTGCCGTCTTCTTGTTTTGTTACTTCTTCCACCGACTGCTCCAAAGCAACCTCTGGTTGAAATTGATTCGCCTGTTCGACAAGATTATCGACAAGATCTTGTGCGAGAACTTTTGGAAAGCCAGCGACGTCATAAATGTATTTTTCAGGATAGAGTGCAGAGAGCTGCCCTCCAAGCTGTGGCATACTTTCAATAATCTTTACTTTAAGTTGGCGCATACCACCGTAGAATGCGGTAAATAAGCCAACAGGACCTCCACCAATAATCGTTATATCATAAAGTTCATGTTGGTCAGTCATAAGTCAGTCCCCCTATAATTTATTCAATGTGCTTTCATTATTATAATCATAATAAAAACGGAACTAAACCCCTAAGGTGAAAACACCTCTAGAACTTTCATTATAAAGGTTGAAAAAGAAAAAAAAAAAGAATATGATTAGAATGGAGCGTCAGATTTGAAAATTTTATGACAAAGTGCGGGCTAGATCACCATTTTTTTCGGTCTAGAACGTGAAATACTTAACAATGTCTCTTGATCCTATTCAATATTGTTCATTTTTGAGAAAGAGATTCCTTATATTTAGCGTTTATTGACGTTTCACGATGGGACAATGCAGGGAAATCTACAATATGTCCTAAAAAAATACCGATAAAAGGTGGATGTGATTCAAGTGAGTAGGCCAAAAATCGCAATTTTAGGTGCAGGGTACGGCGGTATTATGACAGCAGCTCGTCTTCAAAAAGAGATGGGAACAAATGAAGTGGAAGTTACGCTTGTGAATAAGCATGACTATCATTACCAAACAACATGGCTTCATGAACCAGCTGCAGGAACAATGCACCATGACAAAACAAGAATTATGATCAAAGATGTCATTGATATGAACAAAATCAAATTTATTAAAGACACAGTCGTAGAAGTAAAGCCGGATGAAAAGCGCGTCATTCTCTCTAACGGTGAACTTGAATACGATTACCTTGTGCTAGCACTTGGTTTTGAACCAGCTACGTTTGGTATTAAGGGTCTTAAAGAAAATGCCTTCAGTATTCGTAGCGTAAACTCCGTTCGAAAAATTCGTGAACACATTGAATACCAGTTCGCAAGCTACAATAATGAGTCTAAGCGTCGCGATGATCTTCTAACCATTATTGTCGGTGGCGCAGGATTCACTGGAATTGAATTTGTTGGTGAACTTGCTGAACGTGTTCCTGAACTGTGCAAAGAGTTCGATATCCCTCGTGATCGCGTTAAAATCATTAATGTGGAAGCGTCCCCAACTGTTCTTCCTGGTTTTGATGAGGAGCTTGTAGAATACGGAATGAATCTACTTGAACGTAAAGGTGTGGAATTCCGTACGAGCACAATGATCAAAGAAGTAACAGAAGACGGCGTTATTTTGGGTGAGGATGAAGAAGTAAAAGCGGCGACAGTTGTTTGGACTGGTGGCGTGCAAGGTAACTCCATCGTTGCAAATTCTGGCTTCGAAACAAACCGCGGCCGTGTTCCTGTTCGTAAAGATCAGCGTACACCGGATTACGATAATGTTTTCGTTGTTGGAGATTGTGCTCTTCTTATTAACGAAGAAATCAATCGTCCATTCCCTCCGACGGCTCAGGTTGCGATCCAAGCTGCTGGAGCTGTATCTAAGAACTTATTGAGCCTTGTGCGCGGGAAAGAGCTTGAGAGCTTTACTCCTGACATCAAAGGTACGGTTGCTTCACTTGGTAAAGGCGAAGCGATTGGTAAAGTTGGGAATAAAAAGCTCTATGGTAGCACAGCGTCTGCTATGAAAAAAGTGATTGATAATCGCTATCTCTTCATGCTTGGTGGGCCAGGGCTTGTCTGGAAAAAAGGTAAGCTTAAGCTATTTTAAGATCATTCGATAAAGAGGGCAAAGACGTCATGTCTTTGCCTTTTTTTGCTCTTATGAAATGATTCATTTGTGATCAGCGCAATAAGAAAAACGAAGGCGATCGTCATAAAGGAGATGACGATCAGCCAAGTTTTTCTAATCTATTCAATAGAATAGGGGCTATAGTAAAGTCTATGAACGTACTACTTTATTTATTCCAGGGGAGGATTTCGATTTGACCGAAAGAGGAAAAGTATGGTTGGCAGCAGCAGGCATTGTGGAATTTGAGGGGAAGTATCTCGTCGTGATGAAGAAGTATGGTGGTTTAAAAGGGAAATGGTCTTTTCCTGCTGGATTTGTGGATCCGGGTGAAACGGTTGATGAAGCAGCTGTCCGAGAAATTTTTGAAGAAACGGGTATTGTTGCAGAAACGACTGGAATAGCAGGAATTCGTTCAGGTGTCATTAACAAAGATGTAAGTGATAACTTAGTGGTTTTTTATATGAGAAGAACCGGAGGCACGCTAACGTCCGAAACGAATGAAATTGGAGAGTCCCGATTTTTAACAAAGGAGGAACTGCTTACTGATCCACGTACGTCGTCTATGATTCCTTCTTTTCTGAATGGAATGGATCAGTTTATAACGGAGATGAATCCTGGAAATCAATTTCAGTACACGTCTTACAAATTGTTATATTCGAGCTTCAATAAAAAGTGAAAACTTTAAAACGAATGGAAACACCTCGGTTATAGATGGAAAGGTCCGATTCGCTCACATCACCTACTAATGGTTGAAATGATTTGATAAATGACGAAATAATCTGATAACTAAGGATGTATTCGCTTACACGGGCTGTCAGTGTGAAATTTGGTGTTTTTCTTTTTCAACGTTTCTTGATATATTATCAGAAAATTACAACAAAGGAGTGGTTGATGTGAGAAGACAACAAAATAAGGCGAAAGCAACTGATTGCCCTTATTGCCAGGGAAAGGGGTACTTTCAACTACTTCTTGGTGGATCGGAAACATGTGATAACTGTGGAGGAAGTGGAGCAAAACAAAATCCAACTAACTAAGCGTTTGAGAGCGCTTAGTTTTTCTTTTGGTTCAAAATAAGAATGTATGGATTGAGGTCTAGCTCCAGCGCTTGTCGGACCTACCGGACGCTTGCGCTTTTCATTGATCTAGCTCCAGCGCCCAGGTCCTCGAGTCGCTTCAGCCTTTCAGTTGAACACAAGGAACCGTGTTCAATTGAAAGGCTTCCAGCGCTTGTCGGACCTACCGGACGCTTGCGCTTTTCTTGATCTAGCTCCAGCGCCTACCTGCTCGAGGTCTTAAGCCGATCCTCATTGTGGCAAAGAACGCCACATTGAGGATCGTCTTAAGCTTGTCGCAGGTAAACAAGGCGCTTGCGCTTTTCTTTTGTTCACCCTCTGTTCATTGACTAAAATGGGACAATCCAGTAAACTAACAATGATTACTCGGGGGTGAAACGATGGCGATTCCACAGCTGATTATTTCGATGCTGCTGTTTATTGTGCTTTTCTTTGGAATTGGATTCCTGCTTAACATGCTTCTTCGCTCGACATGGATTATGGCAGTTGTCTATCCTGTAATCGTTATCATGATTATTGATAACGTTACGTTTTTTCAATATTTTTCCTCACCAGGTTCATCATTTAAAGCGTTAGGTACTGATCTTCTTTCACTAGGAAGTGCCGATGCGATTATTTTAACTGCTGGACTTGTTGGAGCTGTGTTCGCAGGTGTTGCGATCAGAATGCTTCGTGTAAGAGGATATCAGATGTTTTAAAAGCTTCGCCAATTGTTGGCAGAAGCTTTTTATATGTGTAAAAGCACGTTATCTTGATGAATAGGTTTTCACTTCTCTGGAAATGAATAGATCATGAGAGGAGTGGAAAATGTGCGATTTATCATGCTGATCGCAAAAGGGATGATCTTTACAGGACTTTTTGCAGCAGCGTTGCTATCAACTTATTTATTATTATCGGGTTTATCAATGCAAGATGTAACGAAGTGGATTTTTCCTCAGCAGACTGTACTCAGTGAAAAGGATAGGACAAGCCTAGCGACGTCTCAGGATTGGTCACAGTATCCAACGCATACCGTAACGGCTACAGGCTATACGGCAGGTGAGGAATCAACAGGGAAAACACCTGAGCACCCTGCATATGGCATCACCTATTCTGGCGTAAAGGTAAAGCGGGATCTTTATTCTACGATCGCTGCTGATACGTCCGTCTTTCCAATTGGTAGTGTACTCTTTATTCCTGAGTATGGCTTTGGGGTTGTAGCAGATACAGGAAGTGCGATAACTGGGAAGCGAATTGATCTCTATTACGACACAGTTAATGATGTTTATAATGAGTGGGGGAAAAAGACACTCGACGTATATCTGATCGAAAAAGGTGATGGAACCTTAACGGAAGAAATGTTGTTAACATTGAATGAAGAAGAGTCGATGCAAGTTTTCAGACAAGAGTTAATGAGTGAGAAAGAATAACAGAAGCTACAAAACGTCGGAGAGTATACTCTCCGACGTTTTGCGTTTACCTCTCATTTTCTAAGAAAGCATCTTCTCCTTCAAAAGAGGGATAGCGATCAGGATGAAGAATGGCTGCAAGTTTGACGAGGCCGGTCAATAAACGTGGTGAAGGGCGACAATAAAGCCATTCTTCAAGTACATGAATGGGACTTTCTTGAAGCTTATCCCAGTCCTGACGTTTTTGAACGATTTTTGGATTTACTTTATTCTGTCGAACGCCAACCCAGGCAAGACAAATATGGTCTGGTCTTCGCTTTACGACATCTGCCCAATCTGTTTGAACAGAAGCGAGTTCCACATCACGAAAAGAATTTCTCGCTCCTGCCAGTTCACTAATCTCAGTCAGCCAGTTTGTTTTACCAGGTGTGAAAATGGGCTTTGGCCACCATTCCCAATAAATATCCGGCTTCTCTGGGATTTGATCACTGATTTCCTTGTACTCCTGAATCAATTTCCTGAAACGATTGGAAAGAGAGAGGGCTTCCTGCTTTTTATTTGTAAGCTCTCCCAGAGTAACGAGATCGTTACAAATGTCCTCAAGGGAATTGGGATTTAATACTGTATAAGATAGACCAAGTTCATCCATACCTTCAATATTTTTCTCCATTCCTGGAACGCTCAGTGATGCGAGAATAAGGTCTGGTTTCAACGCTTCAACTTGCTTCAAATCAATTGAAAGATCGGGACCAAGACGTGGAAGACTCCTGATTTGTTCTGGCCAGTCGGAAAAGTCGTCAACACCGACAAGCTGATCTGTTAAACCAAGGTAGGCGCATAGCTCAGTATTACTAGGACACAATGAAACAATTCGCATTTAAGTCCTCCTATAATTAAGCGATTTGAAAAGCGTAGTATAAAATTAAAGTTGAAATAATTCCAAGCAAGCCACCAACGAGAACTTCAATTGGCTTATGCCCTAATAACTCTTTTAATTCTTCAATTTTCTCTCGTTCTTGCTTTTGCTGCCAATTTTTCGCTTCAGAAACGAATCTATTGAAATTAAGAACAAGCTGGTTTAGTACAATGGCTTGCTCTCCTGTTTGTCTGCGAACACCTGTTGAATCAAACATCACAATAATGCTGAACATCGCTGCTACGGCAAATATAGGAGAATCAAGGCCAGTCTCAAGTGCAACTCCTGTCGCTAAAGCTGTCGTAGCGGCGGAATGAGAGCTTGGCATCCCTCCTGTTGCATTAAAAAGGGACCAATTAATTTGTTTCGTTGCAATAAAATAAATCGGTACTTTCAGAAACTGGGCAAATACAACGCCAAATAGCGCTGCCCAAAGGGGGAAATTTAGCAAAATATCCATGAGTGACAACATCTTCCTTTCTAAACTGATCCTATGAATGGTGTACCCGAAGAAATTTACTTTCAATCGAGTGAATGATTGAAGTAATGAAGACGGTTGAGGATAAACTTTCAAGTCTTTACTCATTTGGTGGTTCATTTCGATCTTTGTGAATGAAATCCTTACCTAACTTCCATTTCAAACAAAGAATATTATGCATAAAATTGTCAGTCTATTATACCATATCCCTAAGAAGTTGTGACTTGCCACATGGTAAGATGGGGAAGCACCAGCGTCTTCCATTGACACGATTGCTCTTTCGTGTTAACTTATTAGTGATTTACCAAACTAAAGGATTAATTGAAAGGTTGTTACGTTATGAATGCCGTTATTCTTGCAGTTCTCATCATGCTAGGGCTAAGCCTTTTTCGTATACATGTTGTCATTGCACTTGTTATTGGAGCGATCGCCGGTGGTTTATTAGGGGGACTTTCTCTTAATGATACAATCGAAGCGTTTAGTTCAGGACTTGGAGGAGGAGCGACTGTTGCACTGAGCTATGCGTTGCTTGGTAGCTTTGCTGTAGGTCTTACTCGCACTGGACTTCCTGAATTAATTGTTGAGCGTGCTCTAAAGATGGTTAATCGTCGTGGAGGAGATCGGAAGAAGGGACTTGCTAAAGTTCTCATTCTCTTTGTCATTCTTCTCATCTCATGTTTCTCTCAGAACCTAGTACCTGTTCACATTGCGTTCATTCCCATTCTTATCCCACCTATTCTTCAGGTGTTAAATGAACTTGGAATGGATCGTAGAGCGGTAGCAGCTGTTCTGACTTTTGGACTAACCGCACCATACATTCTGTTACCGGCTGGTTTCGGTAAAATATTTCACGAAATTCTTCAGTCGAATATGGCTGATAGTGGCATGGAAATTGAACTTTCCTCTATACCGACAGCTATGCTGTTGCCAACAGCTGGACTCGTCGTTGGTCTCCTTATTGCGGTCTTCATTTCATACCGCAAGCCAAGGGCGTATAAACAACTATCTATTGCTCAGGAAGATACATCTGAGACATATAGTTATTCAAATCGCTCCATCCTATTTGCAATTTTATCTGTAGTCGTTACCCTTGCCGTTCAGATTCCAACTGAATCAATGATTCTAGGCGCACTTTCAGGTATTATCGTCCTTTATATTACGGGGAGCATTCGATTGGCTGAATCTGAAGCGATTTTAACAGACGGTATGAAAATGATGGCATTCATTGGTTTTGTGATGCTTGCAGCGAATGGGTTCGCTGAAGTTCTAAGACAAACGGGTGAAGTTCAATCGCTTGTAACACAAGCATCCGGATTAATAGGCGATAATAAAGCGCTAGCGGCTCTTTTGATGTTAATCGTCGGATTGTTTATTACGATGGGAATCGGATCATCATTCTCAACCATTCCAATTATTGCAGCGATTTATGTTCCACTTGCTATGGAATTAGGATTTAGCCCAATGGCAACAATTGCGCTTGTCGGAACTGCCGCAGCCCTCGGAGATGCGGGTTCACCTGCATCAGATAGTACATTAGGCCCTACATCAGGACTAAATGCAGATGGTCAGCATAATCACATTTGGGATACGGTTGTCCCAACGTTCCTACACTATAATATCCCGCTTATCTTATTTGGCTGGATTGCAGCTATGATCTTTTAACTAAGAAAAACACGGAGAGTGCTCTCCGTGTTTTTCTTTTTGCTTATTATAGAGCATTCTATAAAAGAAGGTTCGGTGTATTCTGTTACACTAAATAAAACAGCTATGAAATGAGGTGGCGTATGTACTTTGGTAAAGTAAAGGAGCAAAACAGCGATCGTGTTCCTCCTAATCAACGCGTAACGAAGGGATGGCCAGTTCTACACGTTGGGGACGTTCCATATTATGAAAAAAATCTTTCAAATTGGGATTTAAGAATAGGAGGCCTTGTTGAGCGCCCTACGGTTCTAACCTTTGAACAGCTAATGGCTCTACCTGAGATGTCAAAAACAAATGATATTCACTGTGTGACAGGCTGGTCGAAGTTTGATAATGAATGGGAAGGCATTGCAACACGGACGATAGCAGATCATGTAGGCATTCGAAAGGAAGCCAGGTTTGTTATGTTAGAGGCAGAAGAAGGGTGGACTACGAATCTTCCGCTTGAAGATTTTCTTGCAGAATCGAGCCTT carries:
- a CDS encoding YuiA family protein, producing the protein MRRQQNKAKATDCPYCQGKGYFQLLLGGSETCDNCGGSGAKQNPTN
- a CDS encoding sugar phosphate isomerase/epimerase family protein, with product MKLGVFTVLFSDKSFEEMLDHAKASGLKAVEIGTGGYPGNAHCNLDELLESEEKRSEYLDKVHSRGLEISAFSCHGNPISPDKKFAEECHDTFVKTVKLASAMNVPVVNTFSGTPGDSEDAKNPNWPVTPWPAEYSDILKWQWEEKLVPYWKEWGQFAKDHNVKIGLELHGGFLVHTPYTMLKLRELTCDAIGANFDPSHMWWQGIDPVAAIKILGKENAIHHFHAKDTYIDQDNVNMHGLTDMQPYGEVKTRAWTFRSVGCGHSNQEWSHMMSALRTYGYDHVVSIEHEDPLMSINEGFQTAVKNLQSVLIVEEPTEMWWA
- a CDS encoding YuiB family protein encodes the protein MAIPQLIISMLLFIVLFFGIGFLLNMLLRSTWIMAVVYPVIVIMIIDNVTFFQYFSSPGSSFKALGTDLLSLGSADAIILTAGLVGAVFAGVAIRMLRVRGYQMF
- a CDS encoding 3D domain-containing protein, encoding MLIAKGMIFTGLFAAALLSTYLLLSGLSMQDVTKWIFPQQTVLSEKDRTSLATSQDWSQYPTHTVTATGYTAGEESTGKTPEHPAYGITYSGVKVKRDLYSTIAADTSVFPIGSVLFIPEYGFGVVADTGSAITGKRIDLYYDTVNDVYNEWGKKTLDVYLIEKGDGTLTEEMLLTLNEEESMQVFRQELMSEKE
- a CDS encoding SDR family oxidoreductase, translated to MSRLQNKTAVITGAATGIGQATVELFAKEGATVLCADVNTEEMSKTAEKLNNNGGNVKTFHVDVSSEESVTSFANQVKEEYGTIDVLFNNAGVDQEGGKVHEYPVELFDRIVSVDLRGTFLTSKYLLPLMMDNGGSIINTSSMSGRAADLDRSGYNAAKGGITNFTKAMAIDYARQGIRVNSLSPGTIETPLIDELAGSKEEEMGQKFRDANKWITPLGRLGRPDEMAKVALFLASDDSSYVTGEDITADGGIMAYTWPGKMLIDEQWKKETE
- a CDS encoding Na+/H+ antiporter family protein, producing the protein MNAVILAVLIMLGLSLFRIHVVIALVIGAIAGGLLGGLSLNDTIEAFSSGLGGGATVALSYALLGSFAVGLTRTGLPELIVERALKMVNRRGGDRKKGLAKVLILFVILLISCFSQNLVPVHIAFIPILIPPILQVLNELGMDRRAVAAVLTFGLTAPYILLPAGFGKIFHEILQSNMADSGMEIELSSIPTAMLLPTAGLVVGLLIAVFISYRKPRAYKQLSIAQEDTSETYSYSNRSILFAILSVVVTLAVQIPTESMILGALSGIIVLYITGSIRLAESEAILTDGMKMMAFIGFVMLAANGFAEVLRQTGEVQSLVTQASGLIGDNKALAALLMLIVGLFITMGIGSSFSTIPIIAAIYVPLAMELGFSPMATIALVGTAAALGDAGSPASDSTLGPTSGLNADGQHNHIWDTVVPTFLHYNIPLILFGWIAAMIF
- a CDS encoding divergent PAP2 family protein — encoded protein: MDILLNFPLWAALFGVVFAQFLKVPIYFIATKQINWSLFNATGGMPSSHSAATTALATGVALETGLDSPIFAVAAMFSIIVMFDSTGVRRQTGEQAIVLNQLVLNFNRFVSEAKNWQQKQEREKIEELKELLGHKPIEVLVGGLLGIISTLILYYAFQIA
- a CDS encoding NAD(P)/FAD-dependent oxidoreductase, with product MTDQHELYDITIIGGGPVGLFTAFYGGMRQLKVKIIESMPQLGGQLSALYPEKYIYDVAGFPKVLAQDLVDNLVEQANQFQPEVALEQSVEEVTKQEDGTLYLRSNTGDEHYTRAVIITAGVGAFQPRRLKVEGADLYEGKNLHYFVNDLTAFAGQKVLIAGGGDSAVDWANMLEPIAEEVTLIHRRDKFRAHEHSVEQLMNSSVNIQTPYNITEFIGDGERINQVVLEQVKGEEKITKDVDAVIVNYGFISSLGPIKEWGLDIEKNSIVVNTKMETNIPGIYAAGDVATYDGKVKLIASGFGEAPTAVNNAKSYMDPDAKVQPLHSTSLFDKKK
- a CDS encoding cobalamin-binding protein encodes the protein MRIVSLCPSNTELCAYLGLTDQLVGVDDFSDWPEQIRSLPRLGPDLSIDLKQVEALKPDLILASLSVPGMEKNIEGMDELGLSYTVLNPNSLEDICNDLVTLGELTNKKQEALSLSNRFRKLIQEYKEISDQIPEKPDIYWEWWPKPIFTPGKTNWLTEISELAGARNSFRDVELASVQTDWADVVKRRPDHICLAWVGVRQNKVNPKIVQKRQDWDKLQESPIHVLEEWLYCRPSPRLLTGLVKLAAILHPDRYPSFEGEDAFLENER
- a CDS encoding NAD(P)/FAD-dependent oxidoreductase; protein product: MSRPKIAILGAGYGGIMTAARLQKEMGTNEVEVTLVNKHDYHYQTTWLHEPAAGTMHHDKTRIMIKDVIDMNKIKFIKDTVVEVKPDEKRVILSNGELEYDYLVLALGFEPATFGIKGLKENAFSIRSVNSVRKIREHIEYQFASYNNESKRRDDLLTIIVGGAGFTGIEFVGELAERVPELCKEFDIPRDRVKIINVEASPTVLPGFDEELVEYGMNLLERKGVEFRTSTMIKEVTEDGVILGEDEEVKAATVVWTGGVQGNSIVANSGFETNRGRVPVRKDQRTPDYDNVFVVGDCALLINEEINRPFPPTAQVAIQAAGAVSKNLLSLVRGKELESFTPDIKGTVASLGKGEAIGKVGNKKLYGSTASAMKKVIDNRYLFMLGGPGLVWKKGKLKLF
- a CDS encoding NUDIX hydrolase → MTERGKVWLAAAGIVEFEGKYLVVMKKYGGLKGKWSFPAGFVDPGETVDEAAVREIFEETGIVAETTGIAGIRSGVINKDVSDNLVVFYMRRTGGTLTSETNEIGESRFLTKEELLTDPRTSSMIPSFLNGMDQFITEMNPGNQFQYTSYKLLYSSFNKK
- a CDS encoding Gfo/Idh/MocA family protein, which produces MNKLRMGIIGSGGIAQSRHIPAYQQLSEQVELFGVYDVDYEKAQQVGLSCHIPNVYEHVQDMLNEVDAVTICTPNKFHADLAEQALLAGVHVLCEKPMAMTVAECDRMIAAEKKSGKILSIAYHYRFMKEPRAARQLIQENEIGDPMVARVQALRRRKVPGWGVFTNKQLQGGGSLIDYGCHFLDLSIWLMGNAKPVEVSGTTYNRLSKTPEQVNQWGAFDHETFNVDDHVTAYIRFDNNISMLFETSWSANIAEDKESVSISGSDGGLDVFPFQLNKAQHGMLLNTSSQWVPGDEDPGLPQAANFVNSCLGLEEPIVKSEEARRVSQVIEAIYESCTTGRSIRLD